The region GTACCTGACCTACTACCTCGCGGCCCACCTCCTGAGCTTCCTGTGCGGTGTAACCACAGCCAACAAGATCCTGGTCACGCTGGTGGTGTGCTCGACGCCCTACGCGATGCGCGGCTTGCTTTCGGCTATCGGCAAGGATCCGAGGCTGTGCGTGTTTGTGCTTCCGCTGGTCTACAACGCGCATCTCGTCCTGGGCTTCTTCAACTTCCTGGCCGCCATCCCGCTAGCGCTCTACGGCCTGGCACTTGCGGCGCGGCAGCATCGCTCGGGCAGCCATGCCGGATCGGTAGCCTTGGCATGTGTCGCTCTGCTCACGTTCTACACCCACGTGGTCCCTTTCGGCTTCCTAGCCGCGGGCGCAGTGCTCTTGAGCCTTGGTGGCGGCGGCCGCACGCGACGCGCGCGGCTGCTTTGGCCTCTATTGCCCGCCCTGCTCGGCGCCCTCGTCTGGAGCCTGACCAGTCCCGCAGGACAAAGCACGCTTGCAGCCGCCTGGCTCAGGACACCGCAGGGCCCCGGCCCGGTCTACCTGCCCTTCCGGCATGCGCTCAGGGACAGCGCGGGATGGCTCACCGACGTGCTGCACACGAAGCACGATCAGTGGATGCTCGGATTGTGGAGCGGCTTTCTGATGCTCGCATTCACGATCGGGCTCGTTGCGGGTCGGCGCAAAGCTTCGAGGGCGAGCCTCGTCGATGCAGCAGCTGGCGCTCGTCTTGCGCTCCTGGCGCCGGCCGCCGTGGCTGGTTACTTCCTGCTCCCGGTGAGCTATGCGTGGATCTGGCCCATTTCGGCGCGCCTGCCGCTGCTGGCCGCCGTGTTCATCGTGCTGGGCGTGCCAGCGCTGCCCCGAGCCTGGAGCTCGGTGCTGCTCGGGGCCGTGATGGCCCTTGGACTCGCGCATGCGGCGCTCGCTGGACGCGCCTTCCTCGCATTCCAGACGGAAGTAGGCCGGCTCGACGCCGCGCTGGCCGCGATCCCAGCACGGCAACGCGTGGCGGGCCTGATCTGGGATCGAGGCTCGCGACACGTCCGCTTCGCGCCCTTCATTCACTCGGTCGCCTACTACCAGGTGCGCAAGGGCGGCGCCGTCATGTTCAGCTTTGCCGACTTCCCGCAGTCGCCGTTTCGCTTCAAGCCGAACGACCGGCCACCTCGGGTGCCAGCGCGCTGGGAGTGGACGCCCGAGCAAGTCAAGCCCCTGCGCGACCTCGGCTGGTACGACTACGTGCTCGTACGCGGAACGCCGGGCGTGATCTCGGAGCTACGCAGCGTCTATCAGCCGCTCTTCCGCAGCCGGCGCTGGAGCGTCTGGAAGCGGCTCCGCCAAGAGCGTAAGACGGCGCCTGTATCGAATGCAACTCACGGGATACGCTTGCACTGTGCGATCCCTGATGATCGCTCGTGTTCACCATAATCCCTGGCAAGCGGTACTAGCGCTCGGCCTCGAACAAGCCTGCCGCACCCATGCCGCCGCCGATGCACATGGAGACGATGCCGTAGCGTCCACCCAACCGCTTCAGCCCATAAAGCAGCGTTGCGGTCAGTCGGGCACCCGTGCAGCCCAGCGGGTGCCCGAGGGCGATCGCACCTCCGCTGACGTTGATTCTTTCGTCGCCAATGCCCAGCTCGCGCTGGCAGTAGGCGGCCTGGGCGGCGAACGCCTCGTTGATTTCGAACAGGTCGATGTCGCCGAGTTTCAGACCCGTCTGGGCGAGAAGCGCTCGAATCGCAGGCACAGGGCCGATCCCCATCACGTCCGGCGGCACGCCCACGACCACGAAGCCACGTAGTCTGCCCAGACCCCGAGTTCCCAGCTCCGAAGCCTTCTGGTCCGAGAGCAGCACCGCCGCTGCCGCCCCATCGCTCAGCGGCGAGCTGTTGCCCGCGGTCACCGTGCCCTTGTTCTTGAAGGCGGGCTTCAGCTTGGCGAGTCCCTCGAGCGTGGTCTCGGGGCGCGGACACTCGTCGGCGACAAAGTCGCGCAGGCCCCGCCGTCCGGCCTCGAATACGCGCGCCTTTAGGGGGACCAGCTCGGCGTCGAATGCGCTTGCCTGGATTGCCTTGCTCGCGTTGTCTTGCGAACGCTTCGCAAAGCGATCCTGGTCCTCACGACTGACCTGGAAACGCTCGGCCACGCGTTCCGCTGTCAGACCCATGGCGATGTAGGTCTCGGGGCGCTCGTCCACCAGTGTGGGGTGCAGGCGCGTGGTATGGCCCGTCATGGGCACCATGGACATCGTCTCCACGCCGCCTGCGACCACGACGTCGAGCAGCCCGCATTGGATACTCTGCGCTCCATGTGCGATCGCTTGCAGGCCGCTCGAACAGAAGCGGTTGATGGTTTCGGCGGCCACCTCGTCCGGCCAGCCGGCCGTGAAGACGACGTTGCGCGCCAGGTTCAGGCCCTGGGCTCCTTCAGGCATGGCACAGCCGAGCACGACGTCTTGCACGTCGTTGGGCTTCAAACCCTTCACGCGAGCGAGAGCCTCATGCAATACCGCGGCTGCCATGTCCTCCGGACGCGTATCCTTGAGACTGCCTTTGACGCCACGCCCAATCGCTGTTCGCACGGCGCTTGCCACGGTCACGTTCAACGGGAATGCCATCGGATTGTTCTCCCACAGTCATGGAGCCACAGCAATTGTGCTCAGTCACGATAGGCTTGATCCTGAGATCGAGACCAGTGTCCTGGAACAGTGATTACTTGCATAATTCGGTGAGCAATTGGCGTCGAAGGAACCGGCGAATCGACGCCGGCTGCGGTTCAATTCCGATGCAGTGCAGAGCTATTTCAAGAAGATAGCCGAAAGGCGGTCGCTGGTTCAATCGGCGTCAAGGGCCGCCGAATTATGTGAGGAATTTCTGTTCCAGGACACTAATTTCGCAGGGGCTTGTTATGCATCAGCATGTGCTGGATACGAGCCAGGGTCTTTTCTTCTCCGCACAGGGATAGGAACGCTTCGCATTCGAGATCGAGCCAGGCTTGCTCGGGCAGCAAAGCCCCGGCGTTTACGTCGCCGCCGCACAGGATGTGCGCGAGCTTGTTCGCGATCAGTGCGTCGTGGTCGCTCGCCCAGGCGCCTTCCACCATGCCCCACACACGCGCGCTCAGGGTCTTCGCTACATCCACGCCCGCGGCCCGGAACTGCGGCGGTCGTTGCGGGCGATAACCCGAGCGTGCCATGCCTAGAGCTCGCTGCTTGGCGTGCTGCAGCAGATGGTCGCGGTTGAGCGTGATGCCGTCGTCGGGTCTCAGAAACCTGAGCGATTTGGCTTCCGCTGCGCTCGTGGCAACCCTGGCGGTGGCGAGATTCAGCGACGCCGTGCCGATCAAGGGGAGCAGATCGACGCCCTCGATGTTGCGTACGTCGCCGGTGAAACGCTCGACCATGCGCAAGCAGCCGGTGCCTGCGGGTACCAGACCAACGCCGATTTCCACCAGTCCCATGTAGGTTTCTGCGTGTGCCTGGCACGCGTCCGCAGCCATCGCGAGCTCCGCAGCGCCTGCAAGCGTGAACTGAAACGGCGCGGCCACCACCGGAACGCTGGCATAGCGCAGCTTCTGCAGGCTGGTCTGCATTTGGCGCACGGCCCGTTCGATCTGATCCCACTGTTTTTGTTGAATGCCCGCCATGAGCACGAACAGATTCGCGCCTGCGCCGAACGCCGCTCCATCGTTGCCCATCACGATGGCTTCAAAGTTGCGCTCGGCTTCCTCCACCGCGCTGTCGACCATCTCGAACACCGTGGAGTCGAGGCTGTTCATCTTGGTGTGCACCTCGAGGCATAGGCAGCCGTCACCCAGATCGATCAAGGACGCGCCCATGTTTCGCTTGATGACGTTGGAGCTGTCGCACTTGAGCACATCGATGCTGAGGTGCCTCGGGTCGCGGGCCAGCGGCTTGGAGCTCTTGGTGCTCACGTCGAAATAGGTCCGCGTGGCCGCGTCGCCGGAGTAAAAGCTCGTGCCACCTTGCGCCAGCATGTCCGAGACCCAGCTTGGGACCGCGCGCCCGTCCCGGCGTAGGCGCTCCACGGACTCGGCCACACCCAGGGCGTCCCAGGTCTCGAAGGGCCCGAGCTGCGCATTGAAACCCCATCGCATGGCTCGGTCGATGCTCACGATGTCATCGGCGATCTCGCCGACGCGTCGCGCTGCGTAGCATAGATTGCGTGACAGCGAGTCCCAGATGAACCGGCCGGCCCGATCGTCGGCATGCGTCAACGCCTGCAGGCGCGGCCGCGCTTCCTCCAGGTTCTTGGTCTTGTCCAGTGAGGGATAGCTTACTTTTCGCTGCGGCCGGTAGTCGCCCGAGTCCAGATCGAGCACCAGGATCTCCTTGCCGGATTTCTTGTAGAAGCCCGCACCGGTCTTGCGTCCCAGTCGTCCTTGCCGCACCAAGTCCGTCACCCAGTCCGGCACCTTGAAGACATCGCGCTCCTCGTCGCCGGCCAGCGAGTCGTAGCAGTTGGTCGACACGTGAACGATGGTATCCAAGCCCACGAGATCGCACGTCTTGAACGGACCGGCCCCACCACGCCCGCCGGCGGCCGTGGCGAAACGGTCGATCTCTTCGATCGCATAGCCCCCGGCTTTCATCAGGTGCAGGGCCTGCATCATGTTGTAGATGCCGATCCGGTTGGCCACGAAGTTGGGTGTGTCCTTGCCCAAGACGATGCCCTTGCCGAGGAACTCGCCGAAGCTGCGCGCGCGCTCCAAGACCTGAGGTTCGGTCTTCGGCCCGGTCACCAGCTCGAGCAAACGCATGTAGCGCACAGGGTTGAAAAAGTGCATCACCAAGAACCGGGGCTGCACGCTGGCTGGCAGGCCGTCGCTCATGGCGGCGATGGACAAGCCGCTCGTGTTCGAGGCGAGGATCGCGTCGTCCTTGACAAACGGCATGATGCGTTCGAACAGCGCTTGCTTGAGCTGCAGATTCTCCACGACCGCTTCAACCACCAGGTCGCTATCGCGCATCTGCTCGAGATGATCATCGAAGTTGCCGGTGCTGATGAGACGCGCTGCATCCGGCTCGTAAAACAACGCGGGCCGCGCTTTGAGCGCCTTGGCCAGCGCCTGGTCGGCCACCCTGGTGCGCGCCCCGGGATCGGCTGCTGCCTGTCCTTGGGTCGCCGG is a window of Pseudomonadota bacterium DNA encoding:
- a CDS encoding 3-hydroxyacyl-CoA dehydrogenase NAD-binding domain-containing protein — encoded protein: MRPSIERATVLGAGVMGSGIAAHLAGAGIRTLLLDIVLPATQGQAAADPGARTRVADQALAKALKARPALFYEPDAARLISTGNFDDHLEQMRDSDLVVEAVVENLQLKQALFERIMPFVKDDAILASNTSGLSIAAMSDGLPASVQPRFLVMHFFNPVRYMRLLELVTGPKTEPQVLERARSFGEFLGKGIVLGKDTPNFVANRIGIYNMMQALHLMKAGGYAIEEIDRFATAAGGRGGAGPFKTCDLVGLDTIVHVSTNCYDSLAGDEERDVFKVPDWVTDLVRQGRLGRKTGAGFYKKSGKEILVLDLDSGDYRPQRKVSYPSLDKTKNLEEARPRLQALTHADDRAGRFIWDSLSRNLCYAARRVGEIADDIVSIDRAMRWGFNAQLGPFETWDALGVAESVERLRRDGRAVPSWVSDMLAQGGTSFYSGDAATRTYFDVSTKSSKPLARDPRHLSIDVLKCDSSNVIKRNMGASLIDLGDGCLCLEVHTKMNSLDSTVFEMVDSAVEEAERNFEAIVMGNDGAAFGAGANLFVLMAGIQQKQWDQIERAVRQMQTSLQKLRYASVPVVAAPFQFTLAGAAELAMAADACQAHAETYMGLVEIGVGLVPAGTGCLRMVERFTGDVRNIEGVDLLPLIGTASLNLATARVATSAAEAKSLRFLRPDDGITLNRDHLLQHAKQRALGMARSGYRPQRPPQFRAAGVDVAKTLSARVWGMVEGAWASDHDALIANKLAHILCGGDVNAGALLPEQAWLDLECEAFLSLCGEEKTLARIQHMLMHNKPLRN
- a CDS encoding thiolase family protein → MAFPLNVTVASAVRTAIGRGVKGSLKDTRPEDMAAAVLHEALARVKGLKPNDVQDVVLGCAMPEGAQGLNLARNVVFTAGWPDEVAAETINRFCSSGLQAIAHGAQSIQCGLLDVVVAGGVETMSMVPMTGHTTRLHPTLVDERPETYIAMGLTAERVAERFQVSREDQDRFAKRSQDNASKAIQASAFDAELVPLKARVFEAGRRGLRDFVADECPRPETTLEGLAKLKPAFKNKGTVTAGNSSPLSDGAAAAVLLSDQKASELGTRGLGRLRGFVVVGVPPDVMGIGPVPAIRALLAQTGLKLGDIDLFEINEAFAAQAAYCQRELGIGDERINVSGGAIALGHPLGCTGARLTATLLYGLKRLGGRYGIVSMCIGGGMGAAGLFEAER